Proteins encoded by one window of Desulfovibrio ferrophilus:
- a CDS encoding type II secretion system F family protein — translation MNYKYKAITDSGSPVTGTIAAENEAQAMQLIAAKGYIPQNVKAGGKSDAGDEPEWLEAINRKLAKVKAPELMLFTKQLRTMLDAGLPVTRALDVMEQQSENKKLKHAVIKMSQNIRLGSTMHQAFAQHPECFSELYINMIQAGEVSGNLSDVMERLAYLIDHEHKVKSKIKSAMTYPIIVVIALLGAFTFLLGFVIPQFVTLFAGAGIELPWPTKLCITMSEMLFAYWHVGVLGIIAFIAGLAIYCKTPTGRFQRDTLFLRIPIIGPVLRKAAMARFSSIFAILQSSGVSVLNSVSIISRTIGNAAISREFDNLESKLMEGRGISGPLQSSKHFTPMVINMIAIGEESGNLDGMLQEVATHYDYEVEYSVGRMSEMIGPILVLSLSGVVGFFALAIMLPIFELTKMTGL, via the coding sequence ATGAATTACAAGTACAAGGCCATCACCGACAGCGGTTCGCCCGTGACAGGCACCATTGCCGCAGAAAACGAAGCCCAGGCCATGCAACTCATTGCCGCCAAGGGCTACATCCCGCAGAACGTCAAGGCGGGCGGCAAGAGTGACGCTGGCGATGAGCCAGAATGGCTTGAGGCCATCAACCGCAAGCTGGCCAAGGTAAAAGCCCCGGAGCTGATGCTGTTCACCAAGCAACTACGAACCATGCTGGATGCGGGCCTGCCCGTAACACGGGCTCTGGATGTCATGGAACAGCAGAGCGAAAATAAAAAGCTCAAGCATGCCGTGATCAAGATGTCCCAAAACATTCGCCTGGGCTCAACCATGCACCAGGCCTTTGCCCAGCACCCGGAATGCTTTTCTGAACTCTATATCAACATGATCCAGGCCGGAGAGGTCAGCGGCAACCTGTCCGACGTCATGGAACGGTTGGCCTACCTCATCGACCACGAGCACAAGGTCAAGAGCAAGATCAAGTCGGCGATGACCTATCCCATCATCGTCGTCATCGCCTTGCTCGGCGCCTTCACTTTCCTGTTGGGTTTCGTCATCCCTCAGTTTGTGACTCTCTTTGCTGGTGCGGGCATTGAATTGCCTTGGCCTACAAAATTATGCATCACCATGAGCGAAATGCTCTTTGCTTATTGGCATGTCGGCGTCCTTGGCATCATCGCATTTATTGCTGGCCTGGCCATTTATTGCAAAACTCCGACGGGACGCTTTCAACGCGACACACTTTTCTTACGAATCCCGATCATCGGCCCAGTATTACGGAAAGCAGCCATGGCCCGTTTTTCCAGTATCTTTGCCATCCTCCAGTCCAGCGGTGTCAGTGTTTTGAATTCCGTGAGCATCATCTCGCGCACCATCGGCAACGCCGCCATCTCTCGCGAATTCGACAATCTGGAGTCCAAGCTCATGGAAGGCCGCGGAATCTCAGGGCCCCTGCAATCAAGCAAACATTTCACGCCCATGGTCATCAACATGATCGCCATCGGCGAGGAATCCGGGAATCTAGACGGCATGCTTCAGGAAGTGGCCACCCACTATGACTACGAAGTTGAATATTCCGTAGGTAGAATGTCCGAGATGATTGGTCCTATCCTGGTATTGAGTCTGTCTGGCGTGGTGGGGTTCTTTGCCCTGGCCATCATGCTGCCCATATTCGAACTCACAAAGATGACAGGATTATAA
- a CDS encoding GspE/PulE family protein yields MRITNRKRLGEMLVEAGIMTEEQLMGHLPGQKQSGMKLGEYLVHNAVVKEHTILDLISGQMNILRYNSDTHPFDIAVAELVPLELVQEHLVVPVSRKGRLLYVATADPMDIDALDAVEIHTGLEVEPLICSEKEFESLCYSVYGISSDLDQVMEGVDDGGVETEDAMSATESEFTVSSLQEMADEAPVVRMVNSILSQAVRDGASDVHISPEKDYVQLRFRVDGKLREVPAPPKKYFLPIVSRLKILGNMDIATAMIPQDGRFSFNYEKREVHVRASTLPTIYGENMILRLLLRNGSGLTLDDLGMIEEDRDKLKIAVQRPYGMILSTGPTGSGKSTSLYAVLRRINQPDINIITLEDPVEYRVPKIRQVQLNKKAGMTFASGLRSILRQDPDVIMVGEIRDAETAGIAVQAALTGHRLLSTIHTNDAAGAVTRLTEMGVEPFLVASTLLVSVAQRLIRKVCPHCKEAYEPPTAALEAMGISPNGHTFYRGRGCAQCNQIGYLGRVGLFEILPIDDMVQSMIMQRASAREITRAAVKAGILRTLKEDGASKVIAGITTLEEAASAVLI; encoded by the coding sequence ATGAGAATCACCAATAGAAAACGACTGGGCGAAATGCTCGTGGAAGCGGGCATCATGACCGAGGAGCAACTGATGGGGCATCTGCCCGGTCAGAAGCAGAGCGGCATGAAGCTTGGCGAATATCTGGTGCATAACGCCGTGGTCAAGGAACACACCATCCTGGACCTGATCAGCGGCCAGATGAACATCCTGCGCTACAACTCGGACACTCATCCCTTTGATATCGCGGTGGCGGAGCTTGTTCCGCTGGAACTGGTGCAGGAACATCTGGTTGTCCCGGTCAGCCGCAAGGGCCGCCTGCTGTATGTAGCCACGGCAGACCCCATGGACATTGACGCCCTGGACGCTGTGGAAATTCACACAGGGCTGGAAGTGGAACCACTGATCTGCTCGGAGAAGGAATTCGAAAGCCTCTGCTATTCCGTTTACGGCATCTCCTCGGACCTGGATCAGGTCATGGAGGGCGTGGACGACGGGGGCGTGGAAACCGAAGACGCAATGTCCGCTACAGAATCCGAGTTCACGGTGTCCTCGCTTCAGGAAATGGCGGACGAGGCCCCGGTGGTGCGCATGGTCAACTCCATTCTCTCCCAAGCCGTGCGCGACGGAGCCAGTGATGTGCACATCAGCCCAGAAAAGGACTACGTCCAGCTGCGCTTCCGCGTGGATGGCAAATTGCGCGAGGTCCCGGCTCCGCCCAAGAAATATTTTCTGCCCATTGTCTCGCGCCTGAAAATCCTGGGCAACATGGACATCGCCACCGCCATGATCCCACAGGACGGACGCTTCTCGTTCAACTACGAAAAGCGCGAAGTGCATGTACGTGCCTCGACCCTGCCCACCATCTATGGCGAAAACATGATCCTGCGACTGCTGCTCAGAAACGGGTCCGGGCTGACCCTGGATGATCTGGGCATGATCGAGGAAGATCGCGACAAACTGAAGATCGCAGTGCAGCGGCCATACGGCATGATCCTTTCCACCGGCCCCACGGGCAGCGGCAAGAGCACCAGCCTGTATGCGGTGCTCAGGCGCATCAACCAGCCGGACATCAATATCATTACCTTGGAAGACCCGGTGGAATACCGAGTGCCCAAGATCAGGCAGGTGCAACTCAACAAGAAAGCGGGCATGACCTTTGCCAGCGGTCTGCGTTCCATCCTGCGCCAGGACCCGGATGTGATCATGGTCGGTGAAATCCGTGATGCAGAGACCGCGGGCATCGCCGTGCAGGCCGCGCTCACAGGCCACCGCCTGTTATCCACCATCCACACCAACGACGCAGCCGGGGCCGTCACCCGTCTGACAGAGATGGGTGTCGAGCCCTTCCTGGTGGCCTCCACCCTCTTGGTTTCTGTTGCTCAGCGGTTGATCCGCAAGGTCTGCCCCCACTGCAAGGAAGCCTACGAACCTCCCACCGCCGCTCTGGAAGCCATGGGCATTTCCCCCAACGGCCATACCTTCTACCGCGGTCGAGGCTGCGCCCAGTGCAACCAGATTGGTTATCTGGGCCGAGTGGGCCTGTTCGAGATTCTGCCCATTGATGACATGGTCCAGTCCATGATCATGCAGCGGGCCTCGGCACGGGAAATCACCCGAGCGGCCGTGAAAGCTGGCATTCTGCGTACGCTGAAGGAAGACGGGGCGTCCAAGGTCATCGCCGGAATCACCACCCTTGAAGAAGCCGCTTCAGCGGTGTTGATCTAG
- a CDS encoding CGGC domain-containing protein yields the protein MEKILIIGCKNTMDDVCIGCSRCLVAFNRREGAFKQYEGKEAQVMGILSCGGCPGASIVTRLIQVKLWNMPLDERPTAIHVGPCISDHCPEADTIITKIQVKAGIPVIEGTHAYVPDKIFA from the coding sequence ATGGAAAAGATTCTGATCATCGGATGCAAAAACACCATGGACGATGTCTGCATTGGTTGCTCGCGCTGTCTTGTGGCCTTCAACCGCCGGGAAGGGGCATTCAAGCAATATGAGGGCAAGGAAGCGCAAGTCATGGGAATCCTGAGCTGTGGCGGCTGCCCGGGCGCCAGCATCGTCACCAGGCTGATCCAGGTCAAGCTGTGGAACATGCCTCTGGACGAACGGCCCACGGCAATACACGTTGGCCCTTGCATCAGCGACCACTGTCCCGAAGCCGACACCATCATCACAAAAATCCAGGTCAAGGCTGGAATCCCCGTCATCGAGGGCACCCACGCCTATGTCCCGGACAAGATATTTGCCTGA
- a CDS encoding type II secretion system protein: protein MTKTRPLRQRTGFTLLEVVLALVIGLSMCLLLIQVGNILKMGPQTVSMVDVQYDTMREVEQLVSEYREELSEDSLNLNSLLSNWASDNDVTITTQTISVGATDGSYTFSNVRQVQMSKNGQSITAYFTE from the coding sequence ATGACCAAAACACGCCCTCTGAGACAGCGCACAGGATTCACCCTGCTCGAAGTTGTCCTTGCTTTGGTTATTGGTCTCTCCATGTGCCTGTTGCTCATTCAGGTGGGAAACATCCTAAAGATGGGGCCACAGACCGTGAGCATGGTCGATGTGCAATACGATACCATGCGCGAGGTCGAACAACTGGTCAGTGAATACCGCGAAGAGCTTAGCGAAGATTCCCTGAACCTGAACAGCCTGCTCTCCAACTGGGCCTCGGACAACGACGTGACCATCACGACCCAGACCATCTCCGTTGGTGCAACGGACGGATCATACACCTTCAGCAACGTCCGCCAGGTGCAGATGTCCAAAAACGGACAAAGCATCACGGCCTATTTCACCGAGTAG
- a CDS encoding AAA family ATPase, with protein sequence MNYFEILDLRMEPFSNSPDPDFLYRSQGHERCLHELEIALRLRRGLSVVLGEVGTGKTTLCRELIRTLDEDESVTARLLLDPGFSSAHELLVVLHEIFCGSETEGLSDWQLKEAVKETILTAGLDQEKIMVLVVDEGQKMPPHCLEVLRELLNYETNDRKLLQIVIFAQSEFSEMLTAMPNLADRVNDLIRLEPLSLSETKAMVRHRLDTAKADYRAPEIFTSLGYLALHRTTGGYPRRIVRLCHKVVLGLIMKEKRKAGWKLVRACARRNELAPKTTRRWLALPVAAAMALALWFGLQTYAPVLHARIQQVIIPALQQVNPAALAVARTPIPEPVLPKHAEKPAVAQQPKRFVTVQPVAEVVPPQSISEATPPSPENIVEQPFIQMLLGQVTAVRYESLSSLIKAIYGRFDPSLLETVLKANPGMTDPNLLQVGQRVNFPTMEVGTAPAYWVQLDDKPELSEAIKIWRTLPEETKPRILPHLDAAGSRRFAIISDEPCLSEHEARRILAQNLLPGATLASGNALVRLQW encoded by the coding sequence ATGAACTACTTCGAAATTCTTGACCTCAGGATGGAGCCGTTCTCCAACTCACCCGACCCGGACTTTCTGTACCGGTCGCAGGGACACGAGCGCTGTCTGCACGAACTGGAGATTGCGCTCCGGCTGCGGCGTGGTCTGTCCGTGGTGCTGGGCGAAGTGGGGACCGGCAAGACCACCCTGTGCCGAGAGTTGATCCGCACTCTGGACGAAGACGAATCCGTCACCGCCCGTCTGTTGCTGGACCCAGGGTTCTCCTCTGCGCATGAATTGCTGGTGGTGCTGCACGAAATCTTCTGCGGCTCGGAGACCGAAGGACTCAGTGACTGGCAGCTCAAAGAGGCCGTTAAGGAAACCATCCTGACAGCAGGACTGGATCAGGAAAAAATCATGGTGCTGGTGGTGGATGAAGGGCAGAAAATGCCTCCCCACTGTCTGGAAGTCCTGCGTGAACTGCTCAACTACGAGACCAACGACCGCAAGCTGTTGCAGATCGTGATCTTTGCCCAGAGCGAATTCAGCGAGATGCTCACCGCCATGCCCAACCTCGCGGACCGGGTCAACGACCTGATCCGACTGGAACCGTTATCCCTGTCCGAAACCAAAGCCATGGTCCGCCACCGCCTGGACACAGCCAAGGCCGACTACCGCGCGCCCGAAATTTTTACATCCCTGGGCTATCTGGCCCTGCACCGAACCACTGGTGGCTACCCGAGACGCATCGTGCGCCTCTGCCACAAGGTGGTGCTGGGTCTGATCATGAAGGAAAAGCGCAAGGCCGGTTGGAAACTGGTCCGGGCCTGTGCCCGCAGAAACGAACTGGCTCCCAAAACCACACGACGCTGGCTGGCCCTGCCTGTAGCGGCAGCAATGGCCCTTGCCCTGTGGTTCGGTCTTCAGACATATGCCCCAGTGCTGCACGCACGGATTCAGCAGGTAATTATCCCCGCCTTACAACAGGTCAATCCAGCAGCCCTGGCAGTAGCCCGGACACCAATTCCGGAGCCTGTACTCCCGAAACATGCCGAAAAACCTGCTGTAGCCCAACAACCCAAACGTTTCGTGACTGTTCAACCCGTTGCCGAGGTAGTGCCGCCGCAAAGTATTAGCGAAGCGACGCCACCTTCACCCGAAAACATCGTCGAACAACCGTTCATACAGATGCTGCTAGGCCAGGTGACCGCAGTCCGTTATGAGAGTCTTTCCTCATTGATCAAGGCCATCTATGGCCGGTTCGATCCAAGCCTGCTGGAAACGGTACTCAAGGCCAACCCGGGTATGACCGACCCGAACCTGCTCCAGGTCGGGCAGCGAGTAAATTTCCCCACGATGGAAGTTGGTACAGCCCCTGCTTACTGGGTCCAACTGGACGACAAACCGGAATTGAGCGAGGCCATCAAAATCTGGCGCACCCTGCCCGAAGAGACAAAGCCCCGGATACTGCCCCATCTGGACGCCGCAGGCTCGCGCCGTTTTGCCATAATCTCTGATGAGCCCTGTCTTTCGGAACACGAGGCACGCCGGATTCTGGCGCAAAACCTGCTGCCTGGAGCCACACTGGCAAGCGGCAACGCACTGGTCCGATTACAATGGTAA
- a CDS encoding type IV pilin protein, producing MEKQTNDRSDGPNKEQLMTQNNKRKKSGFTLIELIAVLVILGILAGFAIPKYADLRTDAEAASMDGVGAAALSQCSIEYGSLAMAGTTPTCALIATAAAADMQYDTVKYSVAWASTDTTVTATVTYTGGTATPKVYTWTMP from the coding sequence ATGGAAAAACAAACAAATGACCGTTCCGACGGTCCCAACAAGGAGCAACTCATGACTCAGAACAACAAGAGGAAAAAAAGCGGTTTCACCCTGATCGAACTGATCGCCGTACTGGTAATCCTCGGTATCCTGGCTGGATTCGCCATCCCAAAATACGCTGATCTGCGGACGGACGCTGAAGCTGCCTCCATGGACGGTGTTGGTGCAGCGGCTCTGTCCCAGTGCAGCATCGAATACGGTTCCCTGGCCATGGCCGGAACCACTCCGACCTGCGCTCTCATTGCCACTGCAGCTGCCGCAGACATGCAGTATGACACCGTCAAGTACTCCGTCGCTTGGGCAAGCACTGACACCACTGTCACTGCAACCGTCACCTATACGGGCGGCACGGCTACACCCAAGGTTTACACGTGGACCATGCCCTAA
- the pilQ gene encoding type IV pilus secretin PilQ, whose translation MNKRVANISRIVLTAMLCLCLLAIAGCKKDTTERDPFYEKWKEMAEQSKGHSPSPPQRVAPSDLVAKDIELEPERELPSVMIGGLDMRNANVVAVLRALGKIANQSIMVSPGVAGTINVNVENLPWDQVFKGLTRTHGLAWEWEGQILRVMTAEDMEKNLKLDQIRYRKPLVTTAIKINYADAEQLREDMEKLLAKDAEGNPRGSVEVVEHTNSLIIHSVKEDVVRFAELVDKLDRPSAQVHFKAYIVETSSDTARDLGIQWGGGYASSNQSGAWSAGGGADNRDVDTGIANPTLNNTRPGATGSAYAMNFPGNIPNDDGIGAQLGLAYVTASGNVLEVQLRALEEDSKLNILSNPSLTTLDNQTAYTENGEEVPFVTIDEAGNYEVEWKDATLRLEITPHVIDGVNLRMDINVKKDEVDFTRTVQGNPLIIKKATETSLISRSGETVVISGLKRTRNTSGGAGLPYLKDVPGLGHLFGSTSKGEELEEVLIFITPTILAEWIPGEVQKTLEEVETDINDDIAKELEEKDSDN comes from the coding sequence ATGAATAAGCGCGTTGCCAACATCTCCCGAATCGTCCTGACCGCCATGCTGTGCCTTTGCCTGTTGGCTATTGCCGGCTGTAAAAAAGACACGACCGAGCGCGACCCCTTCTACGAAAAATGGAAGGAAATGGCCGAACAGTCCAAAGGCCACAGCCCCTCACCGCCGCAACGGGTAGCCCCCAGCGATCTCGTAGCCAAGGATATCGAGCTGGAACCTGAGCGCGAGTTGCCCTCGGTGATGATCGGTGGTCTCGACATGCGCAACGCCAACGTCGTGGCCGTGCTTCGCGCTCTGGGCAAGATTGCCAACCAGAGCATCATGGTCAGCCCCGGTGTGGCCGGCACCATCAACGTCAACGTCGAGAACCTGCCCTGGGACCAAGTCTTCAAGGGCCTGACTCGCACCCACGGCCTTGCCTGGGAATGGGAAGGGCAGATCCTGCGCGTGATGACTGCCGAGGACATGGAAAAGAACCTGAAGCTCGACCAGATCCGCTACCGCAAACCCCTGGTGACCACGGCCATCAAGATCAACTACGCCGACGCCGAACAACTGCGCGAGGATATGGAAAAACTGCTGGCCAAGGACGCCGAGGGCAATCCCCGCGGCTCCGTGGAAGTGGTGGAACACACCAACTCGCTGATCATCCATTCCGTCAAGGAAGATGTGGTCCGGTTCGCGGAGTTGGTGGACAAGCTGGACCGTCCCAGCGCCCAGGTCCACTTCAAGGCCTACATTGTGGAGACCTCCAGCGACACCGCCCGCGACCTCGGTATTCAGTGGGGTGGTGGGTATGCTTCGAGCAACCAAAGCGGGGCTTGGTCAGCCGGTGGTGGTGCTGACAACCGAGATGTCGACACGGGAATTGCAAATCCCACGCTCAATAATACGCGCCCTGGTGCGACCGGCTCCGCATATGCGATGAACTTCCCCGGTAACATCCCCAACGATGACGGAATTGGCGCGCAACTGGGGCTGGCATACGTCACGGCAAGCGGTAATGTACTGGAAGTACAACTGCGCGCCCTGGAAGAGGACAGCAAGCTGAACATCCTGTCCAACCCATCCCTGACCACTTTGGACAACCAGACCGCCTACACCGAAAACGGTGAAGAAGTACCCTTCGTGACCATCGACGAAGCCGGCAACTACGAGGTGGAGTGGAAGGACGCCACCCTGCGTCTGGAAATCACCCCGCATGTCATCGACGGCGTGAACCTGCGCATGGACATCAACGTCAAGAAGGACGAGGTGGACTTCACCCGTACCGTGCAGGGCAACCCGCTGATCATCAAGAAAGCCACGGAGACCAGCCTCATCAGTCGCTCGGGTGAAACGGTTGTCATTTCGGGCCTGAAGCGAACCCGGAACACCTCAGGGGGCGCAGGACTGCCCTACCTGAAAGACGTCCCCGGGCTGGGACATCTGTTCGGTAGCACAAGCAAGGGCGAAGAGCTGGAAGAGGTACTGATCTTCATCACCCCCACCATCCTGGCCGAATGGATTCCCGGCGAGGTTCAGAAGACCCTGGAAGAAGTCGAAACCGACATCAACGACGACATCGCCAAGGAACTGGAAGAAAAGGACAGCGACAACTAG
- a CDS encoding prepilin-type N-terminal cleavage/methylation domain-containing protein: protein MKKQRKPGFTLIELISALVLTTIVATAFFYALVYGVQQYVQSYQTASLAQKARLALTRMHVELTEIQDIDQAHSGNIDGTHFFYIDHNGQAGSLEISGSTIAMNGQFTLVDDLASFASGETLFTYSDGNGNTWTPADGFDDLYEVTITLRMESLDSNSLAFTHTVNPRNSSNLNAPKLQ from the coding sequence ATGAAAAAGCAACGCAAACCTGGCTTCACATTGATCGAGTTGATCTCTGCGTTGGTTCTGACCACCATCGTCGCCACGGCCTTTTTCTACGCCTTGGTCTACGGCGTTCAGCAGTACGTGCAGAGTTACCAGACGGCGTCTCTTGCGCAAAAGGCGCGTCTGGCTCTGACTCGCATGCACGTGGAACTCACCGAAATCCAAGACATCGATCAGGCTCATAGCGGCAATATCGATGGCACCCATTTTTTCTACATCGACCACAATGGCCAAGCTGGTTCCCTTGAGATTTCAGGATCGACCATCGCCATGAACGGCCAGTTCACACTGGTCGATGATCTGGCCTCATTCGCCTCGGGCGAAACCCTGTTTACCTACAGTGACGGTAACGGCAATACATGGACCCCGGCAGACGGGTTCGACGATCTCTACGAAGTCACCATCACCCTGAGAATGGAGTCACTGGATTCAAACTCCCTTGCCTTCACCCACACGGTGAACCCTCGCAACTCCTCCAACCTCAACGCACCCAAGTTGCAATAA
- a CDS encoding substrate-binding periplasmic protein, producing MRYVLGLLLAALLLSVSTQISQAVDSTDIPEIRVVGPSWEGFTNRDGTGLYHEILNKLFAQYGIRIHREYVPSERAYHLVRTGQADFMTCHDKPLHSLILAKYPMYAGRYYAFFNRENIGDWNFPESMKDRSIAWRIGYYDESNIPVPMKVREVKSGTSGLGMVILGRVDFYLDDLNFIQDSIRSNTIPMDMDDFRIETVGTRSYHPVFNTSERGSQVMKLYDEGMERLYRSGELKKIFQRWGFPMPDYEIP from the coding sequence ATGCGCTATGTTCTGGGCCTGCTGCTGGCCGCCCTCCTCCTGTCCGTCTCCACGCAGATTTCCCAAGCCGTTGATTCAACCGACATCCCCGAAATCCGCGTTGTCGGGCCTTCGTGGGAAGGCTTTACCAACCGCGACGGGACCGGGCTCTATCACGAAATCCTCAATAAACTCTTCGCGCAATACGGCATCCGCATCCACCGGGAATACGTGCCTTCGGAACGTGCCTACCATCTGGTCCGCACCGGGCAGGCCGATTTCATGACCTGCCACGACAAGCCACTACACTCCCTGATTTTGGCCAAATACCCCATGTACGCCGGACGCTATTATGCATTTTTCAACCGCGAAAACATCGGCGATTGGAACTTTCCTGAAAGCATGAAAGATCGCTCCATCGCGTGGCGCATCGGCTATTACGACGAATCGAATATCCCGGTGCCCATGAAAGTGCGCGAGGTCAAATCCGGCACATCAGGCCTGGGAATGGTTATTCTTGGCAGGGTCGACTTCTATCTGGATGACCTGAATTTCATTCAGGACTCCATCAGAAGCAACACGATTCCCATGGACATGGATGACTTCAGAATTGAAACCGTGGGAACCCGCTCCTACCACCCTGTGTTCAACACCTCGGAGCGCGGCTCCCAGGTCATGAAACTCTATGATGAGGGCATGGAAAGACTCTACCGCAGCGGTGAACTCAAGAAGATCTTCCAGCGCTGGGGATTCCCCATGCCGGACTACGAAATCCCCTGA
- a CDS encoding prepilin-type N-terminal cleavage/methylation domain-containing protein has product MSQLQHTKCKGFTLIELIAVLVILGIIAGFAIPRFATLRDNAESASLEGVMAAAVSQCSIEHARLVLDPTLAGGGATVSNIATNAANNVSYDSVKFQAPDFAANAGADTITITVNYNSGQGSATIAPVIWEQP; this is encoded by the coding sequence ATGAGCCAACTCCAACACACGAAGTGCAAAGGCTTTACCCTCATTGAGCTCATTGCCGTGCTTGTCATACTGGGGATTATTGCAGGATTTGCCATCCCGCGCTTTGCTACCCTCCGCGACAATGCCGAATCAGCATCACTTGAAGGCGTGATGGCCGCTGCAGTTTCGCAATGCAGCATCGAACATGCAAGGCTTGTCCTTGACCCGACTTTAGCTGGCGGTGGTGCAACAGTAAGCAATATTGCGACCAATGCCGCAAACAACGTCAGCTACGATTCCGTAAAATTTCAAGCTCCCGACTTCGCTGCCAATGCGGGGGCAGACACCATCACTATTACGGTAAACTATAATTCGGGACAGGGGAGCGCAACAATCGCTCCTGTCATTTGGGAACAACCCTAG
- a CDS encoding pilus assembly FimT family protein, producing the protein MRKAHCQSGFTLLEVVATLVIFGMLMTGAMLALNDDNDIRKEADLLRIRLRYAQSRAMGENIPYGIISTGSQYHLFRGAGAAQTPVFPGVSTINYAPPSDINVPAFTISFDQWGVPYRDSSQNTAINAALTLALTTTSGGATITESITVIPTTGFVP; encoded by the coding sequence ATGCGTAAAGCTCATTGCCAATCGGGATTCACACTGCTTGAAGTTGTCGCCACGCTGGTGATCTTCGGCATGTTGATGACCGGGGCTATGCTGGCCTTGAACGACGACAACGACATCCGCAAGGAAGCCGACCTGTTGCGCATCCGCTTACGCTATGCCCAATCCCGGGCCATGGGGGAAAACATCCCCTACGGTATCATCTCGACAGGTAGCCAGTACCATCTCTTCAGGGGGGCTGGAGCAGCACAGACGCCCGTTTTTCCGGGAGTTTCAACCATCAATTACGCACCCCCATCAGATATCAATGTTCCCGCCTTCACCATCTCCTTCGACCAATGGGGGGTGCCCTACAGAGACAGCTCCCAGAATACAGCAATAAACGCAGCTTTGACCCTGGCTCTCACGACGACCTCTGGAGGGGCAACCATTACCGAATCAATCACTGTCATCCCCACCACCGGATTTGTACCATGA